A genome region from bacterium includes the following:
- the rodA gene encoding rod shape-determining protein RodA, whose protein sequence is MIRTSPKTKGKLKLTNKPSSRRIDFGFVGLLVLLSLLGLVVLWSASRGAEGEMAGYASKQVRWLLVGIAAMIAAASVDHRKLYQNAYIIYGTLIVLLLLVLFLGKISMGAQRWLALGPIRFQPSEFMKVGMAIVAARYFSDSPVRPPYGAKDLLAPALLTLAPVLLTALQPDLGTAILVAAVASAVTLFQGVKKRTFLTIIGGALAAAPLFWYLLRDYQRQRILTFLDPERDPAGAGYHTIQSKIAIGSGQILGKGYLEGTQSHLRFLPERHTDFIFAVLAEEWGFIGSIVVLALFFLLILWGLDIAAKARDTFGRLLAVGLTAILFFHVFVNVGMVLGILPVVGVPLPLFSYGGSSVLTAYIIAGILLGIRMRRFSN, encoded by the coding sequence ATTGATTTCGGGTTCGTAGGACTTCTCGTCCTCCTTTCCCTGCTCGGCCTCGTCGTCCTCTGGTCGGCCAGCCGGGGGGCGGAGGGGGAGATGGCGGGTTACGCCTCGAAACAGGTCCGCTGGCTTCTGGTCGGAATCGCGGCGATGATCGCGGCCGCTTCGGTGGACCACAGGAAGCTCTATCAGAACGCCTATATAATCTACGGCACGCTCATCGTCCTTTTGCTCCTCGTCCTTTTTCTCGGCAAGATATCGATGGGAGCGCAAAGGTGGCTGGCTCTGGGGCCCATCAGATTTCAGCCCTCGGAGTTCATGAAGGTCGGGATGGCGATAGTCGCGGCGAGATATTTTTCCGATTCGCCGGTTAGGCCGCCCTACGGGGCGAAGGATCTCCTCGCCCCTGCGCTCCTCACCCTCGCCCCGGTGCTCCTGACCGCCCTCCAGCCGGACCTCGGCACCGCGATACTGGTGGCGGCGGTGGCCTCGGCGGTAACCCTCTTCCAAGGGGTCAAAAAAAGGACCTTTCTAACCATAATCGGGGGAGCCCTCGCCGCCGCCCCTCTCTTCTGGTACCTGCTGCGCGACTACCAGCGTCAAAGGATACTTACCTTTCTGGACCCGGAAAGAGACCCCGCCGGTGCGGGGTACCACACCATCCAGTCGAAGATAGCCATAGGCTCCGGCCAGATACTGGGCAAGGGCTATCTAGAGGGAACCCAGTCGCACCTGCGCTTTTTGCCGGAACGCCATACCGACTTCATCTTCGCCGTCCTCGCGGAGGAGTGGGGGTTTATCGGCTCCATCGTGGTGCTGGCGCTTTTTTTCCTCCTCATACTTTGGGGGCTGGACATTGCGGCCAAGGCGAGAGACACTTTCGGGAGGCTCCTCGCGGTCGGCCTCACGGCGATCCTCTTTTTTCACGTCTTCGTAAACGTAGGGATGGTGCTGGGGATTTTGCCCGTCGTCGGCGTTCCTCTCCCTCTCTTCTCCTACGGGGGATCGTCGGTATTGACCGCCTACATAATCGCGGGGATACTGCTAGGTATCAGAATGAGGCGTTTTTCCAATTAA
- the radA gene encoding DNA repair protein RadA, which translates to MSKTKLKTYFECTACGARQPKWMGRCPDCGGWSTVEEVRLAPVAEAAERWVARGEYGSPVPMTEIEGGSELRFSSSIEELDRVLGGGIVEGSAVLVGGDPGIGKSTLLLQMLLELGKRGMKVLYVSGEESARQIRMRADRLGGAVAEVLVLSEIDVDAILAILEKDRPSAVVIDSVQTIVSAGISGAPGTVSQVREVSARLVGWAKGRGLPLFLVGHVTKDGSLAGPRVLEHMVDTVLYFEGDKGHPFRILRAVKNRFGSTNEVGVFEMGEGGLRGVLNPSSLFIAERPEGASGSAVVPCLEGTRVLLVEIQALVAPQTFGTAQRTVSGVERSRVQILSALLDRRLGLSLCGQDIFVSVAGGLEVSEPAGDLGLVAAILSSYTNRPLPQDAVFFGEVGLAGEVRGVSRAEDRVREALKLGFKKMILPARQSKELSKSPAAKGAELHPIGNLDELMDLLA; encoded by the coding sequence TTGTCCAAGACAAAATTAAAAACTTACTTTGAGTGCACCGCCTGCGGCGCGCGCCAGCCCAAGTGGATGGGCCGGTGCCCCGACTGCGGCGGCTGGTCCACCGTCGAGGAGGTGCGCCTCGCGCCTGTGGCCGAGGCCGCCGAGCGCTGGGTGGCGAGGGGCGAGTACGGCTCGCCCGTTCCGATGACGGAGATAGAGGGAGGCAGCGAGCTTCGCTTCTCCTCCTCCATCGAGGAGCTGGACAGGGTTCTGGGCGGCGGGATAGTCGAGGGCAGCGCGGTGCTGGTGGGCGGCGACCCCGGCATAGGAAAATCGACCCTCCTTCTCCAGATGCTCCTCGAACTCGGAAAGCGCGGAATGAAGGTCCTCTACGTCTCCGGGGAGGAGTCGGCGCGGCAGATACGGATGAGGGCCGACCGCCTCGGCGGGGCCGTGGCCGAGGTTCTTGTCCTCTCCGAGATAGACGTCGACGCGATACTGGCGATACTCGAAAAGGACCGCCCCTCCGCCGTCGTAATCGACAGCGTGCAGACAATCGTCAGCGCCGGGATATCGGGCGCTCCCGGAACGGTGAGCCAGGTGCGGGAGGTAAGCGCGCGGCTCGTCGGCTGGGCGAAGGGAAGGGGGCTTCCCCTCTTTCTGGTGGGCCACGTCACCAAGGACGGCTCGCTGGCGGGGCCGAGAGTACTGGAGCACATGGTGGACACAGTCCTTTACTTCGAGGGCGACAAGGGACACCCCTTCCGCATCCTTCGCGCCGTGAAGAACCGCTTCGGCTCGACCAACGAGGTGGGCGTTTTCGAGATGGGCGAGGGCGGCCTTCGCGGAGTCCTGAATCCCTCTTCGCTCTTCATAGCCGAAAGGCCCGAGGGCGCTTCCGGCTCGGCTGTCGTCCCCTGCCTTGAAGGCACGAGGGTGCTGCTGGTGGAAATACAGGCTCTGGTCGCCCCCCAGACCTTCGGCACCGCCCAGAGAACCGTCTCCGGGGTCGAGCGCAGCCGGGTGCAGATACTCTCCGCGCTCCTCGACAGGAGGCTGGGGCTCTCCCTCTGCGGACAGGATATCTTCGTAAGCGTTGCGGGCGGCCTTGAGGTCTCCGAGCCCGCCGGCGACCTCGGCCTCGTCGCCGCCATACTCTCCAGTTACACCAACCGCCCCCTTCCCCAGGACGCCGTCTTTTTCGGCGAGGTGGGGCTCGCCGGGGAGGTTCGAGGCGTTTCCCGCGCCGAGGACAGGGTGCGCGAGGCGTTGAAGCTTGGCTTTAAAAAGATGATTCTCCCCGCGAGGCAGTCGAAGGAGCTTTCAAAGAGTCCGGCGGCGAAGGGGGCGGAGCTTCACCCGATAGGAAATCTGGACGAACTGATGGATCTTTTGGCTTAA
- a CDS encoding PH domain-containing protein: MRTDLNLPAQFGAVKDDDEQLLWVGKPNFTVFMLTGVPFLIIGLLWGAFDFFFATKMFSGDSNAPLFFAVPFLLLHSAPCWLGIANMVRLFLVHGNTFYAVTTKRLMLRSGFWGTDFKTVDYDKIADMEVNVGPVENSLCVGTIRAFSGNTTSKGGRIYDSFIGIQQPYEVFKKIKGISVDVKTDWNYPNAIRPETNPGYGTKYEKKAE, from the coding sequence ATGAGGACAGATTTGAATCTTCCCGCCCAGTTCGGAGCGGTAAAGGACGACGACGAGCAGCTTCTGTGGGTCGGGAAGCCAAACTTCACCGTCTTCATGCTCACGGGGGTGCCGTTCCTGATAATCGGCCTTCTCTGGGGGGCGTTCGACTTCTTTTTCGCGACCAAAATGTTTTCCGGCGATTCCAACGCGCCCTTGTTCTTCGCGGTGCCCTTTTTGCTCCTCCATTCCGCCCCCTGCTGGCTCGGCATAGCCAACATGGTGCGGCTCTTCCTCGTCCACGGGAATACTTTTTACGCGGTCACCACAAAAAGACTGATGCTGCGAAGCGGCTTTTGGGGAACGGACTTCAAGACCGTGGATTACGACAAAATCGCGGACATGGAAGTGAACGTGGGACCGGTTGAAAACAGCCTCTGCGTCGGGACTATCAGGGCTTTTTCCGGCAACACCACCTCGAAGGGCGGCCGCATCTACGACAGCTTCATCGGAATCCAGCAGCCTTACGAGGTCTTCAAGAAGATCAAGGGAATCTCCGTGGACGTCAAGACCGACTGGAACTACCCCAACGCCATAAGACCCGAGACGAATCCGGGGTACGGGACGAAGTACGAGAAGAAGGCGGAGTAG
- a CDS encoding SGNH/GDSL hydrolase family protein encodes MGKKHLSGRNKSLILILAATGSVVVIIVLFELYARMTSPYIIRVNTPGVSGVYSQGDYSYYIDSVSGRRLIPNSNVIIKNHFRSGLDVPININSDGFRGSNIEKEKKGKRIIVLGDSITLADDQPIDNTFVYKVESILKNKRDVQVINAGADGIGTKDEIDILEQQGLKLKPDMVVVAFYLNDLNLPDRFAACLANPGFIRRNSVLAETIYRAYKKRQYENNLQDYSVVEWTRFDPPPDIQTNREAFLRYAASAEKDWGVAWQPGKWRVIEEQFDRLNRLSREYDFQVVVVSFPVIFQTLTDYTEDYPQRNLETLSVKNRFFFHDLLPAFRENINSMPIFTDWCHLTTSGHDLVAKNISPFLEFVISSKDAPPPEAFTGSR; translated from the coding sequence TTGGGCAAGAAGCATCTATCAGGGAGAAATAAAAGTCTCATACTGATACTGGCCGCCACTGGCTCCGTAGTCGTAATTATAGTACTGTTTGAACTGTATGCAAGGATGACCTCTCCCTATATAATCAGGGTAAACACGCCCGGCGTTTCGGGCGTTTATTCGCAGGGCGATTACAGCTATTATATTGACAGTGTGAGCGGAAGGCGCTTGATTCCAAACAGCAACGTAATTATCAAAAATCATTTCAGAAGCGGGCTTGATGTACCTATAAATATAAATTCCGATGGCTTCCGGGGCAGCAATATCGAAAAAGAAAAAAAGGGCAAGCGAATCATCGTCCTCGGTGATTCCATCACATTGGCCGACGACCAGCCGATAGATAATACCTTTGTTTACAAGGTGGAAAGCATTCTTAAAAACAAGCGGGACGTCCAGGTCATTAACGCGGGTGCAGACGGCATAGGCACTAAAGACGAAATTGACATACTGGAACAGCAAGGACTCAAGCTTAAACCCGATATGGTAGTAGTTGCTTTTTATTTAAATGATCTGAATTTACCCGATCGCTTCGCAGCCTGTCTGGCGAATCCCGGATTTATCAGGAGGAACAGCGTGCTGGCCGAGACGATTTACAGGGCTTACAAGAAGCGCCAGTACGAAAACAATCTGCAGGACTATAGCGTGGTTGAATGGACAAGGTTCGATCCCCCGCCGGACATTCAGACAAACAGAGAGGCATTTCTTCGCTATGCCGCTTCGGCTGAAAAAGACTGGGGGGTTGCATGGCAGCCCGGAAAATGGCGAGTTATAGAGGAACAATTCGACAGGCTGAACCGTCTTTCTCGCGAATATGACTTTCAGGTTGTCGTGGTATCCTTCCCCGTGATCTTTCAAACTTTGACGGATTACACGGAGGATTACCCGCAGCGCAATCTGGAAACCCTTTCCGTAAAGAACAGGTTTTTCTTCCATGACTTGCTGCCGGCGTTCAGGGAAAACATTAACAGCATGCCGATTTTCACGGACTGGTGTCATCTGACCACCTCCGGGCATGATCTGGTAGCGAAAAATATCTCGCCATTCCTGGAGTTTGTCATTTCCTCAAAAGATGCCCCTCCTCCCGAAGCGTTCACCGGAAGCCGGTAA
- a CDS encoding CBS domain-containing protein, whose translation MLARHIMTSPVFTVPPDMPVLEATRLMKEKNISRLPVVDKGKLVGIATKDRLLRAAPSNATSLSLHELHYLYGKLTVAEIMQRKVVVAKPDDTMEACVRLAQDNHVGCLPVVEDGRVVGILTTNDLFYVVMNPILGIGEGGSRIAVRRCANAGEIGKAIQCVVDMGLDLTNAAYMPSRRGDEKDLFLHISEDNPDKLVECMKAKGLDAEGRAR comes from the coding sequence ATGCTCGCACGCCACATAATGACTTCTCCGGTATTCACAGTACCGCCCGATATGCCCGTTCTCGAAGCCACCCGCCTGATGAAGGAAAAGAACATCTCCCGCCTTCCCGTGGTAGACAAGGGAAAGCTGGTCGGGATAGCCACCAAGGACAGGCTTCTTCGCGCCGCCCCCTCCAACGCCACCTCGCTCAGCCTCCACGAGCTGCACTACCTTTACGGCAAGCTCACCGTCGCCGAGATAATGCAAAGAAAGGTAGTCGTCGCAAAACCGGACGACACGATGGAGGCCTGTGTCCGCCTCGCGCAGGACAACCACGTCGGCTGCCTGCCGGTGGTGGAAGACGGCAGGGTCGTCGGAATCCTCACCACCAACGACCTCTTCTACGTCGTGATGAACCCCATCCTCGGCATCGGCGAAGGCGGCTCGCGCATAGCCGTCAGGCGCTGCGCCAACGCCGGAGAGATCGGCAAGGCGATACAGTGCGTGGTGGACATGGGGCTCGACCTCACGAACGCCGCCTACATGCCCAGCAGAAGGGGCGACGAAAAGGACCTCTTCCTCCATATATCCGAGGACAATCCCGACAAGCTGGTTGAGTGCATGAAGGCCAAGGGGTTGGACGCGGAAGGCAGAGCCCGCTAA
- a CDS encoding YfcE family phosphodiesterase, whose protein sequence is MRDLGGRGLRHRRREKALLPAGRHRRRRRRDGRDGLPSPPQGGSRLRLAVLSDIHGNLTALEAVLLDITKRGVDGIIHLGDLVGYFPRPNEVVARIRAEGIDGVIGNYDLAVCHPDPEEAVAKYLKPGISEKRKQVYYWTRENTSDATREYLSKNPAGIYVEEGDRTFLFTHGSPEKVNEYLLPEVTDERLSVLFDKSGADVLVVGHTHLPMAREVGGNLLLNPGSVGKPKDNDPRSSYMIIDTENGFEALHIRVTFDVESVARDCVLSGLPF, encoded by the coding sequence CTGCGAGACCTCGGTGGAAGGGGTTTACGCCATCGGCGACGTGAGAAGGCCCTACTTCCGGCAGGTCGCCACCGCCGTCGGCGACGGCGCGACGGCCGGGATGGACTGCCTTCGCCACCTCAAGGGGGAAGCCGGTTGAGGCTGGCGGTACTCTCGGACATCCACGGCAACCTTACGGCGCTTGAAGCGGTTCTTCTGGACATCACGAAGCGGGGCGTGGACGGAATCATCCACCTCGGCGACCTGGTCGGCTACTTCCCCCGCCCCAACGAGGTAGTGGCGAGGATACGGGCGGAGGGTATAGACGGAGTAATCGGCAACTACGATCTCGCCGTCTGCCACCCCGACCCGGAAGAGGCGGTGGCGAAATACCTAAAGCCCGGCATCTCCGAAAAGCGAAAGCAGGTCTATTACTGGACGAGGGAAAACACCTCCGACGCCACCAGGGAATATCTCTCGAAAAACCCGGCGGGAATTTACGTCGAGGAGGGAGACAGGACCTTCCTCTTCACCCACGGAAGCCCGGAGAAGGTGAACGAATACCTCCTCCCCGAGGTTACGGACGAGCGTCTTTCGGTCCTTTTCGACAAGTCGGGGGCGGACGTTCTCGTCGTCGGCCACACCCACCTGCCGATGGCGCGTGAGGTGGGGGGGAACCTTCTTCTCAACCCCGGAAGCGTGGGAAAACCCAAGGACAACGACCCGAGAAGCTCCTACATGATCATCGACACCGAAAACGGTTTCGAGGCTCTTCACATACGGGTAACATTTGATGTTGAATCTGTAGCAAGGGATTGTGTATTATCCGGCCTTCCGTTTTGA
- a CDS encoding FAD-binding protein: protein MEYDAIIVGAGPGGLTAGLYLARAGKKTLCLEQGKVGGQIATTSHLENYPGFPGVISGGALMESFEKQASGFGLEIMNGRVDGFKVDGAFREVSVSGFPFRAKVIIIATGLVQKLGIPGEEEFLGRGVSYCATCDGALYRERAVAVTGSSEWALEEALFLTKFVSKLYLVTQLRELTPSSELKKELLSKPCLEVVPSSTPLEISGDLRGVNGLKVSTPAGEKSLAVDGVFIFSGKKRPGTEFLGGQVKLDDAGYVVTKENCETSVEGVYAIGDVRRPYFRQVATAVGDGATAGMDCLRHLKGEAG, encoded by the coding sequence ATGGAATATGACGCGATTATCGTAGGCGCGGGCCCCGGAGGGCTAACCGCCGGACTCTATCTGGCGCGGGCGGGTAAAAAGACCCTCTGCCTCGAACAGGGAAAGGTCGGCGGGCAGATCGCCACCACCTCCCACCTCGAAAATTACCCCGGCTTTCCCGGAGTAATCTCGGGCGGCGCACTCATGGAATCCTTCGAGAAGCAGGCGAGCGGTTTCGGCCTCGAAATAATGAACGGCAGGGTTGACGGCTTCAAGGTAGACGGCGCTTTCCGGGAGGTCTCGGTGAGCGGCTTTCCCTTCCGGGCGAAAGTTATCATCATAGCCACCGGGCTGGTCCAGAAGCTCGGAATCCCCGGCGAGGAGGAGTTTCTGGGGCGAGGGGTCTCCTACTGCGCCACCTGCGACGGCGCTCTCTACCGCGAGAGGGCGGTGGCGGTGACGGGAAGCTCCGAGTGGGCGCTGGAAGAGGCCCTCTTCCTCACAAAATTCGTCTCCAAGCTCTACCTGGTAACCCAGCTTCGGGAACTCACCCCCTCAAGCGAACTCAAAAAAGAACTCCTCTCAAAGCCCTGCCTCGAAGTGGTCCCCTCCTCAACTCCCCTCGAAATCTCGGGCGACCTGCGGGGAGTCAACGGGCTCAAGGTCTCCACCCCTGCGGGTGAAAAGTCCCTCGCCGTGGACGGCGTCTTCATCTTCTCCGGCAAGAAGCGCCCCGGAACGGAATTCCTGGGCGGTCAGGTAAAACTCGACGACGCGGGCTACGTGGTCACCAAGGAAAACTGCGAGACCTCGGTGGAAGGGGTTTACGCCATCGGCGACGTGAGAAGGCCCTACTTCCGGCAGGTCGCCACCGCCGTCGGCGACGGCGCGACGGCCGGGATGGACTGCCTTCGCCACCTCAAGGGGGAAGCCGGTTGA
- a CDS encoding metallopeptidase family protein has product MDEKGFSKLAGRAIDSLPEQILGYLENVVFIVLPVPDEEMIRELDLVDEFDLLGLYQGDPLLARSLDVPVTLPDQILLFQRAIELHCRETGESVEKAIRDTIIHEVGHHFGFSEEELEELGLE; this is encoded by the coding sequence ATGGACGAGAAAGGTTTTTCAAAGCTGGCCGGGAGGGCGATAGACTCGCTCCCGGAGCAGATACTCGGGTATCTTGAAAACGTGGTGTTTATCGTTCTTCCCGTACCGGACGAGGAGATGATACGGGAACTCGATCTCGTTGACGAGTTCGATCTGCTCGGTTTGTATCAGGGAGACCCTCTTCTTGCAAGGAGTCTGGACGTCCCGGTAACCCTGCCGGACCAGATTCTTCTCTTTCAGAGGGCGATCGAGCTCCACTGCCGCGAAACCGGCGAATCCGTCGAAAAAGCGATACGAGATACCATTATACACGAGGTTGGACATCATTTCGGCTTTTCGGAAGAAGAACTGGAAGAATTGGGGCTGGAATAA
- a CDS encoding CoA activase, with amino-acid sequence MPRNRRIRRKSDTRYHYTRGWTSFRLFGRRTGRIGAGINVLKSKKTITAGIDAGSRETKAVILGDNLVLARSSARGEGRTPDAAREAWDEVLSLAGLTAGEVLHVTATGVGRAGVDFAGSKVTGLTAAASAGIFLYPGVEMIIEVGAEETTVLLTDGRGKVLDSAASDKCASGSGAFLDAMARALSMTLREFGEAGLRAKGGVEMNSQCAVFAESEVVGMIHKNIPLEEISRAVHSSIAVRVAAMAKRLGRRDRASFFGGMALNPTFRVCLGESLAGVELLVPEAPAHAGALGAALIARAHLGEGA; translated from the coding sequence CTGCCGCGAAACCGGCGAATCCGTCGAAAAAGCGATACGAGATACCATTATACACGAGGTTGGACATCATTTCGGCTTTTCGGAAGAAGAACTGGAAGAATTGGGGCTGGAATAAACGTTTTGAAGAGCAAAAAGACTATAACGGCGGGAATTGACGCGGGTTCGAGGGAGACGAAGGCGGTAATCCTCGGGGATAACCTCGTCCTCGCCCGTTCCTCGGCGAGGGGGGAGGGCCGGACACCGGACGCGGCCAGGGAAGCCTGGGACGAAGTCCTTTCGCTGGCGGGGCTGACCGCCGGAGAGGTCTTGCACGTCACGGCGACCGGAGTCGGCCGCGCGGGAGTGGATTTCGCCGGTTCAAAAGTCACCGGCCTTACCGCCGCCGCCTCAGCAGGGATTTTTTTGTACCCCGGAGTGGAGATGATAATCGAGGTGGGCGCGGAGGAGACGACGGTGCTCCTTACCGACGGCAGGGGAAAGGTGCTGGATTCGGCGGCGAGCGACAAGTGCGCCTCGGGCTCCGGAGCCTTTCTCGACGCCATGGCGAGGGCGCTCTCGATGACCCTCCGGGAGTTCGGCGAGGCGGGACTTCGGGCGAAGGGAGGGGTCGAGATGAATTCCCAGTGCGCCGTCTTCGCCGAATCCGAGGTGGTCGGGATGATCCACAAAAACATACCCCTCGAAGAGATCTCGCGCGCCGTCCACAGCTCAATCGCCGTCCGGGTTGCGGCAATGGCCAAGAGGCTGGGGCGAAGGGACAGGGCCTCTTTCTTCGGCGGCATGGCGCTTAACCCCACCTTCAGGGTTTGCCTCGGAGAATCCCTCGCCGGGGTGGAGCTGCTCGTCCCGGAGGCTCCCGCCCACGCGGGCGCGCTCGGGGCCGCCCTGATCGCCCGCGCGCATCTCGGGGAGGGAGCATGA
- the bzdQ gene encoding benzoyl-CoA reductase, bzd-type, subunit Q, with amino-acid sequence MTADGKEFWRWSEGRWHDATLDWRAAKSITAGIDVGSVSSEAVLCLDGRLFAWNTIRTGSSSPEAARLALDGALEEAGMPREAVNYIVGTGYGRVNVPFADKTITEIACHGRGAHYIGGPFVRTILDMGGQDLKAIRIDETGRVTDFLMNDKCAAGTGRGMEVIADLLEVPIGEIGERSFDIPEEPPAVSDVCVVFARTEAMARLKEGWSKNMVIASYCRAMAERVAALLKRLGVEKEFIITGGISKNIGVVKRIEKIIGVTALKPSLDTQIAGALGAALFAYDLHRKTLKR; translated from the coding sequence ATGACCGCCGACGGAAAGGAATTCTGGCGCTGGAGCGAGGGGCGCTGGCACGACGCGACCCTGGACTGGCGCGCGGCGAAGTCGATAACCGCCGGGATAGACGTGGGAAGCGTAAGCTCCGAGGCGGTACTCTGCCTCGACGGCCGCCTCTTCGCCTGGAATACGATACGCACCGGCTCCAGCTCCCCCGAGGCCGCACGCCTCGCGCTTGACGGAGCGCTTGAGGAGGCCGGAATGCCGCGTGAGGCGGTAAATTACATTGTCGGCACCGGCTACGGCAGGGTCAACGTCCCCTTCGCCGACAAGACGATAACCGAGATAGCCTGCCACGGGCGCGGCGCTCACTACATAGGCGGCCCCTTTGTACGCACCATCCTCGACATGGGAGGGCAGGATCTCAAGGCGATACGCATAGACGAGACCGGGAGGGTGACGGACTTTCTGATGAACGACAAGTGCGCCGCCGGGACCGGCAGGGGCATGGAGGTAATCGCCGACCTGCTGGAAGTCCCCATCGGCGAGATCGGGGAGCGCTCCTTCGACATACCCGAAGAGCCCCCCGCCGTCTCCGACGTCTGCGTCGTCTTCGCCCGGACCGAGGCGATGGCGAGATTGAAAGAGGGGTGGTCCAAGAACATGGTTATCGCCTCCTACTGCCGCGCCATGGCCGAGAGGGTTGCCGCCCTCCTCAAAAGGCTGGGCGTGGAAAAGGAATTCATTATCACCGGCGGAATATCCAAAAACATCGGGGTCGTGAAAAGAATCGAGAAAATAATCGGCGTGACGGCCCTCAAACCCTCCCTCGACACCCAGATAGCGGGCGCGCTCGGGGCGGCTCTCTTCGCTTACGACCTTCACCGAAAAACGCTCAAAAGATGA